The window TTGATCAATCTATTGCCGCAGATGTACAGAAACTACAGCCCAAGTTTTCTGCTAATGATTTTCTTTATTGCCGGCCAGATATACTGTTTGTCAGTGATAGAAAGAGTTTTCAAATAGTGTAGCTTCCCGCTCATTATGATTTTTACTGCTGAGTAAATTTCTTCCAGCGCAATCCTTATGTGAATACTTTTCTCGTATTTTTGCTCTGAATATTTATTGAAGGCAAACAGCATTGATTTTAATGAAGCAAGGTATTGGTGTATAGTTTTGGCCCGATTGCGTAAATCGCTCCAGGAGTTAGCGTGGCCACTACGATAACAACTCATGATGTCAGGCAGTGCTCCGATCTCTCCGTGCCAAATAGCCAGCAGGTATAGCGAGTAATCGCCCACATGGGCATCTACAAACCACTGAGGCATATCGTTGAGTATGCTGCGGCGGAAAAGTACGCTGTTTGTTGCGCAATAGCCGCCTCCTTTTTCGATAATTGTTTTCGGTTTAACTATTGACTGACTTTTTATATTCGGAAAAACAAAGCGCCTGTTTCCATTTTCATCGACCTCAACGGCATTGTGGAGAGACAGAGACATATCAGGATAAGACTCCATATAGTTGTACTGTTTCTGTAGTTTTTCGGGATTGGTCCAGTAGTCGTCGCCGTCGCAAAACGCAATATATTGCCCCCGTGCTGCTTTTAAGGTCTCCAGAAAATTATGTCGACCGGTGGGATTTCCATTAATAAATCGGACGTTGTCCCGGGATCGTAGGAAAAGCCGGATTTTTCCGGGATGGGCTTTGGCCAGTTCTTTGCATATTTCCCTAGTGCCGTCGGTGGACTCATCTTCACCAATAATAATTTCAAACGGGAAGGTTGCCTCCTGATTTAGTACACTTTCAATGCACTGCCGAATGTAGTTACTATGCTGATAGGTAGTTATACAGACAGATACCTGTGGGGTAATATTATTTACCGGTTTTTCTGTTCCAAGGTATTCCATTCAAAATGCTTTTCTATTTCAATAAATCGGTCGTCGTTGGCAATCTCATTTATGATAACGGGATTAAGCTGACTTTTCCATTCAAAGCCTGTTTTATTTTTACGATACACGTCATAAGGATCATCAGAAGGTGAGGTTGTACTGTTTTGTAAAAATGACTTGGTTTGTTCGTTCAAAGAGAGTCCCGCAAACTCAAGTACCTTTCGACTTTGTTGTATAGGATTACCGACTAATTTTTCATAGGACTGTATGCAGCATTGGTTTGGGAATTGCTGTGCCATATCCAGCATTAGCTTGGTGGCTTTGACCCAGCGC is drawn from Fodinibius salinus and contains these coding sequences:
- a CDS encoding glycosyltransferase, yielding MEYLGTEKPVNNITPQVSVCITTYQHSNYIRQCIESVLNQEATFPFEIIIGEDESTDGTREICKELAKAHPGKIRLFLRSRDNVRFINGNPTGRHNFLETLKAARGQYIAFCDGDDYWTNPEKLQKQYNYMESYPDMSLSLHNAVEVDENGNRRFVFPNIKSQSIVKPKTIIEKGGGYCATNSVLFRRSILNDMPQWFVDAHVGDYSLYLLAIWHGEIGALPDIMSCYRSGHANSWSDLRNRAKTIHQYLASLKSMLFAFNKYSEQKYEKSIHIRIALEEIYSAVKIIMSGKLHYLKTLSITDKQYIWPAIKKIISRKLGL